GAGAGCACCGCACGTCTGTTGATCAGCGCGGTAGCCGGTGCCTGGCGCGGTGGGTGGTCCATCGCCCCATCTTGTCGCCTCCCGCGGAGGCGTGTATTGCGCAGCGGTAGATTGACCCACATGACGGCGAGCCCGGCACCCGATCCGGTGGCCGACGTAGCGCTCAGCCCCAGCGGGCCGCGGGTCGGAGCCTTCTTCGACCTGGATGGCACCCTGGTGGCCGGATTCACCCCGACGGCACATGCCCGCGATCGGATGCGGCGCGGCCAGGCCAGTGTCGGCGAGGTTCTCGGAGTTCTGGAGGCCACCTTTCGGTACAAATTGGGCCGCATGGAATTCGAGCGTCTTGTGGTTCGCGCTGCCGGATACCTGCGCGGCGACTCGTTGGCCGAACTGGAGGCCGTGGGAGAACGAATCTTTCATCAGCACAATGCCTCGATGATCTATCCACAGATGCGCCGGCGTGTGCGAGCACATCAGGAACAGGGGCACACCGTGGTGTTGAGTTCGTCGGCACTGACGATTCACGCCGAACCGGTGGCGCGTGACCTCGGCATCACTCATGTGCTGTGCAACCACTTCGACCTCGACAACCAGGGACTTCTCACCGGTGGCATCCGTAAACCCATTGTGTGGGGGCGCAACAAGGCGACAGCGGTCAAGCTGTTCTGTGAGTCCAATGGTGTTGATTTGCAACGCAGTTACTTCTATGCGGACGGCGAGGAGGACATCGACCTGATGTCCCTGGTCGGCGAACCCTGCCCGGTCAACCCGCGTGGTCGTCTCGCGAGCATGGCATCGGAGCAGGGTTGGCCGATCTTGCGGTTCGAGGATCCGAGACCCCGTGGGGTGGCCTCGTCGCTGCGCCGGCTTGCCGGGATGGCCCGTCGATAGGCTTGGGGCATGGCGGGACGCTATGTGGCATTGGGGAGTTCGATGGCGGCCGGACCGGGCATCATGCCGCGTGTGCAGGGATCGCCCCGGCTGGCCGGGCGTTCGGTGCGCAACTATCCGCACCAGATCGCCGAACGCAGGGGCTACCAGCTGGTCGACGTTACCTACTCGGGGGCGACTACCGCGCATATCCTGTCCGACTCGCAGAACAACGCGCCACCGCAGATAAGCGCGCTCGACGGCACCGAAGACCTGGTGACGGTCACCATCGGCGGCAATGACGTCGGCTACGTGCCGTATCTGCTGGCAGCGTGTCTGCCGAGGATCCTGCGCGTGCTGCCCGTCATCGGCAGCGGGCTGAACGACCTGCTCGACGCCGGGAAGCGGGACGCGGCACTGGCGGTGGTCGGGGAATCGCTGCATGCGGTGGGTGACCAGGTGCGGAAACGGGCACCGCAGGCCCGGGTGATATTCGTCGACTATCTCGCGTTGTTGCCCCCCCGAGGGTGAACCCGCGCCGCCGTACACCTCGGACGAGGCCGCTACCGGGCGCCACATTGCCGCGGAGCTCGCGGCGGTTACCGAGGAGGCGGCCCATGCCACCGGCTGCGAGATCATCCGGGCATCGGCGGCCAGCGCCGGCCATCACGCCTGGTCGGTGCAGCCGTGGACGGCCCGGCCCGCAATCCCGTGGCCGTGGCGCGCGGCGCCGCTTCACCCCAACGAGGCCGGCATGACGGCCGTGGCCGACCTCGTGGTGGCCGTATTGGACGCCGCGTCTAATGACTGAGGTTGCGTCGTACACGGCTCGTCGCATTGCGATACTTGACCGCGTGCGCACAACCTCCCTGCTGATGGTTCCCGTCTTCGCCACCGCGATCGGGGTCGGATTCGCCAGCCCGGCGGCGGCAGTTGCGCCCCCGGCGGACGGGACCTACCGGATGATCGAGGAGGGGGCCGGTGAGATCACCTGGACCATGTCCGCGGTCTGCGTGCAGGCCTCGGGTACCCGTATCCAATCCGACTACACCGACCCCACCATCCAGGCCGACGGATGCACCCTGACCGTCACCAGCGCCACACCCGACATTCTCAAACACAGCGACAGGCTCCAGAACTACTCCACCCCGGCCAAGCTGGTCGACGACCAATGGACCTTTGTCCATGCCCGCCCGCAGGGCATGACCTGCCCGGATGGCACGTTCGCGCCCAGCCAGGAGAAGTACGTCTTCAATGACGAGACCCTCACCGGCGTGCACACCACCATTCACAGCGCGGTGTGCGGCGGCCAGCCGGGTATGACCAAGAAGCCCTTCAGCCTGCAGTTCGTGAAACCACTCGACGTGCCCGTGGACCGGTTCCCGCTGTACTGCGACGGGTTCGCGCACTGCTGGTAGGGAACTAGGGCAGCAACTGTACCCGCCAGAGCGCGGTCCTCGGGTCGATGACCCACATCCGTGTCATGGTGAGCCGCGTGATGAGCAACGCGCCACGGATCATCACCACCGCGAGTGGTAGTTCGGCGAGCACCGCGGCCAGGATCGCCCACCGCAGCTCCGACGGTCCGGCCGTCATGACGTCGAACCACGCATCGCAGATCAACAACACACCAGTGGTGAAGGCGGTCAACACGAGCAGTTGACGGCGCAGCAGGCCCAGCACCGCGGTGGCCACCATGAACGCCACCAACAGCATGTCGAACCCGACCCAGGTGGCCGTCCACCGCTGTGCCACATAGTTTTCCGGCAGGGTGAAGGCAAGGTAGGTGATCCAGGGAATCAGCGCGATCGAACCGCCGATCATCAGGCCCAGCCGCAGTACGCGAAACCTGCCCAGATTCGGCGGTGCCACCTCGCTGAGCGGGCGTTCCAGCCGCTTGATCAGGTCACGCCGCTCCTCCGGCGACAGCGCCGCGATCATCTCATCCGACAGATAGCTCTGGGTCATGTCCAGCTTCCTCCCAGGAAACCTCATCACAATGTCAGCGTGCCACCCACTACGCCGACGCCACCTCCGGCGCCGACCCCTATTCCGCAGCTGCCCGCCAACGACTTCCACCAGTACAGCCATGGGATTTCGGCCCTCGGCGGCTGGTTTCCGATTGTCGTGCAGGTATTGGCGGTCCTCGTGTTGTTGGTGGTCATCGGGTGGCGCACCCGCCGGTGGCGCCTGCTGTGGGTGCCCGTGAGCGTAGCCGTCGGTGCGGTGGGTGCCGTAGCGGCGTGGATCTACATGAATTCCGAAGGGCTGGCCTCCGACCCGGCACCGTTCAGGTTGTGGATATGGATCGGTGTCTTCGTCACGTCGGTCGCTGTCGCCGGCATCGGCTTTCGCGGCGCACGGTGGTGGCGTCGGGGCGTATCGCTGTTGGCCATTCCGTTGACGCTGCTGGCGGCACTCGTCGCGCTCAACACCTGGGTGGGCTACTACCCCACGGTGCAGGCGGCCTGGGGCGCGGTCTCCGCGGGCCCCCTTCCGAACGAGGTCGACATCAGCGACCTTGCGGGTCTGCGCAATTCGAAGCCCGACACCGGGAAACTTGTCCAGGTGGACATCCCGGGCGAGGCAAGTGGATTCAAGCACCGAGGCGAATACGTCTACCTGCCCCCGGCCTGGTTCACGGGCGACACCCCGCCGCGGCTGCCGGTGGTCATGATGATCGCAGGCGAATTCAACACCCCGGCAGACTGGGTTCGCACCGGAAACGCCACCCAGATGATCGACGACTACGCCAAATCCCATGGCGGACAGACACCGGTATTCGTCTTCGTGGATGTCGCGGGGAGCTTCAACAACGACACCGAATGCGTCAACGGGCCACGCGGCAATGCCGCTGACCATCTCACCGAAGATGTTCGGCCCTATGTAATTTCGGAGTTCAACGGGTCGTCTGATCCGGCGAACTGGGCTGTCGTCGGTTGGTCGATGGGTGGGACTTGCGCCATCGACCTGACGGTCATGCATCCGGACCTGTTCTCCACCTTCGTCGACATCGCCGGCGACCACGGGCCCACTGCGGGTACCAAGCAGCAGACCATCGACCGGTTGTACGGCGGCGATGCGGCGCGTTGGGATGCTTTCGACCCGCGCACCGTGATGGCCAAGCACGGACCGTATACCGGTGTGGCCGGGTGGTTCGAGGAGGCCATACCCCCCGCGGACAGCAAGAAACCCGGCGGTGTCAAGCGGCCGACCGCGGACACGCCCACCGGAATCGGTGGACACGACGATGTCACCGATGACGATCGGGAGGGTGCTGCCGCGGATCTCTGCGCCGCGGCACAGCAGGTGCAGATCTCCTGCTCCATTCACCAGATGATCAGCGGACACACCTGGCAATTCGCCAGCCGGACCTTCTCGGATGCGCTGCCGTGGCTGGTGGCCCAGATCCGTACCCCGGGGAGCTCCTGAGGCCTTACGGCGACCCGACCTGGTTCCGCAGCGCCTCCAGCAGCTCCTGCCACCATTGGCCGTGCCGCCGCAGGAACAGTCCGTCGGGAAAGGTATGGCGGGCAACGTGGTCCTGTGGAACGGACTCCCAGCCGAGGTGCTCGACCGTCACCCGGGTCTCGTCACCGACCGGCTCG
The nucleotide sequence above comes from Mycobacteroides saopaulense. Encoded proteins:
- a CDS encoding HAD family hydrolase yields the protein MTASPAPDPVADVALSPSGPRVGAFFDLDGTLVAGFTPTAHARDRMRRGQASVGEVLGVLEATFRYKLGRMEFERLVVRAAGYLRGDSLAELEAVGERIFHQHNASMIYPQMRRRVRAHQEQGHTVVLSSSALTIHAEPVARDLGITHVLCNHFDLDNQGLLTGGIRKPIVWGRNKATAVKLFCESNGVDLQRSYFYADGEEDIDLMSLVGEPCPVNPRGRLASMASEQGWPILRFEDPRPRGVASSLRRLAGMARR
- a CDS encoding alpha/beta hydrolase; translated protein: MPPTTPTPPPAPTPIPQLPANDFHQYSHGISALGGWFPIVVQVLAVLVLLVVIGWRTRRWRLLWVPVSVAVGAVGAVAAWIYMNSEGLASDPAPFRLWIWIGVFVTSVAVAGIGFRGARWWRRGVSLLAIPLTLLAALVALNTWVGYYPTVQAAWGAVSAGPLPNEVDISDLAGLRNSKPDTGKLVQVDIPGEASGFKHRGEYVYLPPAWFTGDTPPRLPVVMMIAGEFNTPADWVRTGNATQMIDDYAKSHGGQTPVFVFVDVAGSFNNDTECVNGPRGNAADHLTEDVRPYVISEFNGSSDPANWAVVGWSMGGTCAIDLTVMHPDLFSTFVDIAGDHGPTAGTKQQTIDRLYGGDAARWDAFDPRTVMAKHGPYTGVAGWFEEAIPPADSKKPGGVKRPTADTPTGIGGHDDVTDDDREGAAADLCAAAQQVQISCSIHQMISGHTWQFASRTFSDALPWLVAQIRTPGSS